One segment of Plasmodium vivax scf_4226 genomic scaffold, whole genome shotgun sequence DNA contains the following:
- a CDS encoding variable surface protein Vir27, truncated, putative (encoded by transcript PVX_150260A; Can't locate 5' start.) — protein FILSQKQNINKYTSIFYYNYFERGDNGCEQHDFYTTINDELNIRYQLYKFPEISEKIVRALCYIYNRRKNLSADFKEDFCWYLYYWLGDKIYPVVHDKIIFSNIIKMIYAELYKNITEDFIVCRHVYSSINQDTFKDNKIMFDYSEDYQNIKIDTPHAETTCDKEYKNYINKYINMYNQVYSDCYKGEKKNFDCNYFSTLFKEDDYRTLSSFSCIQSDNGRVFSDVQGGPEEEPSALDQYVLQATARASVRHPHSISYSGLSRNHSSNSPENLGRIETIPVEDTAEGSSSKTIAGSIVPVLGVSSFSLLLYKVTPVGGFINRLLGRNGNMYNNIVQMDEFNPYNDGMDPGGRRMNISYHRM, from the exons tttattttatcacagaaacaaaatataaataaatatacatcaATTTTCTATTACAATTATTTCGAACGTGGAGATAATGGATGTGAACAACATGATTTTTACACAACCATAAATGACGAATTAAATATACGTTATCAGCTTTACAAATTTCCAGAAATTtctgaaaaaattgtaagagctctttgttatatatataatagaagaaaaaatctcTCAGCTGATTTTAAAGAAGATTTTTGTtggtatttgtattattggTTAggtgataaaatatatcccGTAGTACATGATAAGAtcatattttcaaatattattaaaatgatttatGCAGAGCTATATAAGAATATTACAGAAGATTTTATAGTGTGTAGACATGTTTATTCCTCAATTAATCAAGATACCTTTAAGGATAATAAAATCATGTTTGATTATTCTGAGGATTATCAAAACATTAAGATTGATACTCCCCATGCTGAAACGACGTGTGATAAAGAGTATAAGAATTACATAAACAagtatattaatatgtataatcaGGTATATTCAGATTGCtataagggggaaaagaagaattTCGATTGTAACTATTTTTCTACATTATTCAAGGAAGACGATTACAGAACATTATCGTCATTCAGCTGTATACAAAGTGATAATGGTAGAGTATTTTCAGATGTGCAAGGAGGACCTGAAGAAGAACCATCTGCATTAGATCAATATGTTCTTCAGGCTACAGCAAGGGCTTCAGTTAGACATCCCCATTCAATAAGTTATTCCGGTTTATCCAGGAATCACAGTTCTAATAGTCCAGAAAATCTAGGAAGAATTGAAACTATTCCAGTAGAAGACACTGCTGAAGGTTCATCTTCAAAAACTATTGCGGGCTCAATTGTTCCAGTATTAGGagtttcttcattttctcttctattatataaa GTTACACCAGTTGGAGGATTTATAAACAGATTACTAGGAAGGAACGGAAATATGTACAATAATATAGTTCAAATGGATGAATTCAATCCATATAATGATGGAATGGATCCTGGCGGCAGAAGAATGAATATATCATATCATAGAATGTAA